In Desulfomonile tiedjei DSM 6799, a genomic segment contains:
- the rpmI gene encoding 50S ribosomal protein L35: MPKIKSNRGAAKRFTILKSGKVKRKKAYHSHILTSKSTKQKRNLRGAGYIDDTNLKQIHRLLPYG, translated from the coding sequence ATGCCGAAAATCAAGAGCAACCGCGGGGCCGCCAAGAGGTTCACGATTCTCAAGAGTGGTAAAGTCAAGCGAAAGAAAGCTTACCACAGCCATATTTTGACGAGCAAATCGACAAAGCAGAAAAGAAATCTGAGAGGCGCCGGGTACATTGACGACACGAATCTAAAGCAGATTCACCGACTTCTGCCCTACGGATAG
- the murD gene encoding UDP-N-acetylmuramoyl-L-alanine--D-glutamate ligase, giving the protein MFNARSFFHGKRITVMGLGLLGRGLNDTLFLIQCGAHVTVTDLKTADQLAPSVDRLKGLPVTLHLGTHVEEDFIDTDMVLRNADVPRSSRFLKIAEEHNIPVEMDESLFCKHFKGKVVGITGTRGKTTTTTLIHKILSQAGRKAHLAGNILGQATLPLLEHATPDDMVVLELSSWQLQGFHDAALSPSASVFTNVYPDHLNRYAGMHDYIQDKKAVYAYQKNDDFCAFNGDQDETVALAKEAPAGVKFFRVEDVPREWAVRLPGTHNRQNIAAAAVLCRNLGIEEGVIRRTVEEFGGVEHRLQWVAEKNGVSFVNDSTSTTPVAGCAALRSMEGRRIFLIAGGSDKKLDLSAFAAEAASRAHRIALLEGNGTEKLSRGIEDSGGAAKLLGPFQNLKSAVYGLMSEARAGDVILLSPGCASFGMFQNEYHRGETFLRIVKEIIES; this is encoded by the coding sequence GTGTTCAATGCTCGCTCGTTTTTTCATGGTAAAAGGATCACGGTCATGGGACTCGGCCTCCTGGGTCGGGGCCTGAACGATACTCTTTTCTTGATTCAATGCGGTGCGCACGTTACCGTCACGGACCTCAAGACAGCCGATCAGCTCGCCCCATCGGTGGACAGGCTCAAGGGACTGCCTGTCACCCTTCATCTGGGAACTCACGTGGAAGAGGACTTTATCGATACTGATATGGTCCTTCGCAATGCCGATGTTCCGCGCTCATCTCGTTTTCTGAAGATAGCTGAAGAGCACAATATTCCCGTAGAGATGGATGAAAGCCTTTTTTGTAAGCATTTCAAGGGCAAAGTGGTGGGTATAACCGGGACCCGGGGCAAAACGACAACCACCACGTTGATCCACAAGATTCTCTCCCAAGCAGGAAGAAAGGCTCACCTTGCAGGGAATATTCTCGGGCAGGCTACGCTCCCGCTTCTCGAGCATGCCACTCCTGATGACATGGTGGTGCTGGAGCTTTCCAGTTGGCAGCTCCAGGGATTCCACGATGCTGCACTGTCTCCGTCTGCGTCGGTTTTCACGAATGTATATCCGGATCACCTGAACCGATACGCTGGTATGCACGATTACATCCAGGATAAGAAAGCAGTGTACGCTTATCAGAAGAACGATGATTTCTGTGCATTCAATGGAGACCAGGACGAGACAGTCGCGCTCGCGAAGGAAGCTCCTGCGGGCGTGAAATTTTTCAGAGTAGAAGATGTGCCTCGCGAATGGGCGGTTCGATTACCTGGTACGCACAACCGTCAGAACATAGCGGCTGCCGCTGTTCTGTGCCGCAATCTGGGGATCGAAGAGGGCGTCATTCGAAGGACTGTTGAGGAATTTGGCGGAGTCGAACACCGGCTCCAGTGGGTTGCGGAAAAAAACGGTGTCTCGTTCGTCAACGATTCCACGAGCACCACTCCTGTAGCAGGTTGTGCTGCTTTGCGCTCCATGGAAGGAAGACGAATATTCCTGATTGCAGGCGGTTCGGACAAAAAATTGGACCTGAGCGCTTTTGCCGCGGAAGCAGCATCCCGCGCTCACAGGATAGCTCTGCTGGAAGGAAACGGAACGGAGAAGCTCAGCCGCGGCATTGAAGATTCAGGGGGCGCTGCAAAGCTCCTGGGCCCCTTTCAGAATCTGAAGTCAGCGGTGTACGGCCTAATGTCGGAAGCTCGGGCCGGAGACGTGATTCTTCTTTCCCCGGGATGTGCATCATTCGGTATGTTTCAGAATGAATACCACCGGGGAGAGACCTTTCTCCGAATTGTGAAAGAGATAATCGAATCCTGA
- the pheT gene encoding phenylalanine--tRNA ligase subunit beta, with protein MLVSFKWLKEFVDFDLSPERIADLLTMGGIEVEGIKPVGQGLEGILTARIVHIEKHPHADKLSLADIELGQKTVRVVCGAPNIAVDQTVPYAGPGVVLPSGLEIVEREIKGVSSPGMLCSEKELGLGEDASGILVFDGEVSSGVPLPQAFPYIEDCILETSVTPNRGDCLSILGTAREVAALLGVPWRIPEFDLDESSVPIGTKASIEVPDTDLCPRYVARLIEGIKIGPSPFEVRLRLARSGVRAISNVVDATNLILLECGQPLHAFDFSLLEDGKIVVKRCDPGETFTTLDGAERKLPENALMIRDGKRSVALAGIMGGLNSEINDTTSTVLIESACFERFGIRRTAKALGMSTEASYRFERGIDPDGTLWAAHRVTHLIQKLAGGTVLSGYLDVYPVPISRPPVCVGVAKTNSLLGTDLDGISMADYLKRLGIGIENATEESLTALPPSWRWDLEREVDMAEEVARVFGFQNIPLTLAATQSSADLTRENHRKIQTTKSLMNASGYSEVITMSFVSRQAGTEFVQDSSSELALINPLTEDAVVMRTSLIPGLLSVAKRNINFRWEDLKIYECGKTFTSVPGRELPREDLRLAGLATGSRYPDLWNMPRNETVDFYDVKGALENLLDGLSVHDVQFTPSKVSFMHPGKSADLMLDGCNIGYVGELSPIKAREHGFEIGIYMFEILLEPLFVQMRKERLFTPLPRYPFIERDLSFIVEEKVSGDVIKRLISRLGHDIIASVVLFDLYKGESIPEGYQSMAFRVRYQSEDRTLTDEDVQEVHSRIADALKNEVGAAMRE; from the coding sequence ATGCTGGTCAGTTTCAAATGGCTTAAAGAATTCGTTGATTTCGATCTCTCCCCTGAACGGATCGCAGACCTGTTGACAATGGGAGGAATCGAAGTAGAAGGCATTAAACCGGTCGGGCAAGGACTGGAAGGAATCCTCACTGCGCGGATCGTCCATATTGAGAAGCATCCTCATGCCGACAAACTGAGCCTTGCTGATATCGAGCTCGGGCAAAAAACAGTGCGGGTCGTCTGTGGCGCTCCCAATATTGCAGTGGACCAGACGGTTCCCTATGCAGGGCCAGGCGTAGTGCTTCCTTCAGGCCTGGAGATTGTGGAACGCGAGATCAAGGGCGTATCGTCGCCGGGAATGCTCTGCTCCGAAAAAGAACTTGGATTGGGCGAGGATGCATCCGGTATTCTGGTATTCGATGGGGAAGTTTCCTCAGGTGTGCCTTTGCCCCAAGCGTTTCCGTACATCGAAGATTGCATACTCGAAACGTCCGTAACCCCCAACAGGGGAGACTGTCTCTCCATCCTCGGCACTGCACGTGAAGTGGCCGCTCTTTTGGGGGTCCCGTGGAGAATACCCGAATTCGATCTTGATGAGAGTTCAGTCCCGATCGGAACGAAGGCGTCCATCGAGGTGCCGGACACTGATCTGTGCCCCAGATACGTCGCCCGTCTCATAGAGGGGATCAAGATAGGGCCCTCACCTTTTGAGGTGCGTTTAAGACTGGCGCGTTCCGGAGTCAGGGCGATTTCCAATGTTGTGGATGCTACGAACCTGATCCTTTTGGAGTGCGGTCAACCTCTCCATGCATTTGATTTTTCTCTTCTCGAAGACGGGAAGATCGTGGTCAAGCGCTGCGACCCGGGTGAAACGTTTACTACCCTGGACGGAGCGGAGCGCAAGCTGCCGGAAAATGCACTCATGATCAGGGACGGTAAAAGGTCTGTTGCTCTTGCCGGTATCATGGGAGGGTTGAATTCGGAGATCAACGACACGACGTCCACCGTATTGATCGAGAGTGCGTGTTTCGAGCGGTTCGGAATCAGAAGGACTGCCAAAGCGCTCGGCATGTCCACGGAAGCTTCCTACCGGTTCGAGCGCGGCATCGATCCCGATGGCACGCTCTGGGCGGCGCATCGGGTTACCCACCTCATTCAGAAGCTTGCAGGCGGGACAGTTCTGTCCGGCTATCTCGATGTTTATCCGGTACCGATCTCCAGGCCGCCGGTCTGCGTAGGAGTTGCGAAGACCAACAGCCTGCTCGGAACCGACCTGGATGGGATCAGTATGGCCGATTACCTGAAACGTCTCGGAATCGGCATAGAGAATGCCACTGAAGAGTCACTCACAGCTCTTCCGCCATCCTGGAGATGGGATCTGGAACGTGAAGTCGACATGGCGGAAGAAGTGGCTAGGGTATTCGGTTTTCAGAATATCCCGCTCACTCTTGCGGCTACTCAGTCTTCCGCGGACCTGACCCGTGAGAACCATCGAAAGATACAGACTACCAAGTCTTTGATGAATGCTTCGGGCTACTCCGAGGTGATCACGATGTCTTTTGTGTCACGGCAAGCGGGCACCGAGTTTGTTCAGGATTCCAGTAGTGAACTTGCTCTTATTAACCCTCTCACGGAAGATGCCGTGGTCATGAGGACCAGTCTCATTCCGGGTCTCTTGTCAGTCGCGAAGCGAAACATCAATTTCAGATGGGAAGACTTGAAAATCTATGAGTGCGGCAAGACTTTTACTTCCGTCCCGGGCCGTGAGCTTCCCCGAGAAGACCTGAGGCTCGCGGGTCTCGCAACAGGGTCCCGGTATCCCGACCTGTGGAACATGCCCCGGAACGAGACCGTCGATTTCTATGACGTGAAAGGCGCGCTGGAAAACCTTCTCGACGGACTGTCCGTGCACGACGTTCAGTTTACTCCTTCCAAGGTGAGTTTTATGCATCCGGGGAAGTCCGCGGACCTCATGTTAGATGGTTGTAACATAGGCTATGTAGGTGAATTATCACCAATAAAGGCACGTGAGCACGGATTTGAGATAGGAATCTACATGTTTGAGATTCTGCTGGAGCCTCTGTTTGTTCAAATGCGCAAGGAAAGGCTTTTCACTCCGCTCCCTCGCTACCCTTTTATAGAGAGGGATTTATCATTCATCGTTGAAGAAAAAGTTTCAGGGGATGTCATTAAGCGCTTGATTTCACGTTTGGGCCATGATATCATTGCTTCCGTCGTCTTATTTGATTTGTATAAAGGAGAATCGATCCCTGAGGGGTATCAGAGCATGGCCTTCCGGGTAAGGTACCAGTCTGAGGATCGAACTCTGACCGATGAGGATGTCCAGGAGGTACATTCTCGCATTGCAGACGCTCTCAAGAATGAGGTGGGAGCAGCAATGAGGGAATGA
- the pheS gene encoding phenylalanine--tRNA ligase subunit alpha translates to MKQQLENLRSKAAELISDTKDQRILSEIRTRLLGRKGELTSILRSLKDLAPDERGQVGQLANKIKAELETLFDRAETALQQKAESAKLATEFVDITLPGRRFIPGRTHILNRVADELIEVFAGLGFQLAEGPEVELDYYNFEALNIPRDHPARDMQDTFYFSDNVVLRTHTSPVQIRTMEKQKPPVRVICPGKVYRRDADITHSPMFMQIEGLWVDKGISLSDLKGVLTEFVHVYFGKGIGLRFRPSFFPFTEPSAEVDIQCVICGGSGCRTCSQTGWLEILGSGMVDPELYKFVNYDADIYTGFAFGMGIERVAMLKYGIPDIRTFYDNDMRFLTQF, encoded by the coding sequence ATGAAACAACAACTCGAAAACCTCAGGTCCAAAGCCGCGGAACTCATATCCGACACAAAGGATCAACGGATACTCTCGGAAATCCGTACTCGCCTGCTTGGCCGGAAGGGTGAACTGACGAGCATACTTCGCAGCCTGAAAGATCTGGCTCCCGATGAACGAGGCCAGGTGGGGCAGCTTGCGAACAAAATCAAAGCGGAGCTCGAAACCCTTTTCGATCGTGCAGAGACTGCGCTTCAACAAAAGGCGGAAAGCGCCAAGCTGGCGACGGAATTCGTGGACATAACTCTGCCTGGGCGACGATTCATCCCAGGCAGAACTCATATACTCAACAGGGTCGCAGACGAGCTTATCGAAGTATTTGCAGGGCTCGGTTTCCAATTGGCGGAAGGTCCGGAAGTCGAGCTGGACTACTACAATTTCGAGGCGCTGAATATTCCTCGGGATCATCCCGCGAGAGATATGCAGGACACCTTTTATTTTTCCGATAATGTTGTCCTCAGAACTCACACTTCTCCCGTTCAGATCCGGACCATGGAAAAACAGAAACCTCCGGTACGGGTCATCTGCCCGGGAAAAGTGTACAGAAGAGATGCTGATATCACGCATTCGCCCATGTTCATGCAGATTGAAGGACTTTGGGTGGACAAAGGCATATCCCTGTCCGATCTCAAGGGAGTCCTCACGGAATTCGTGCATGTGTACTTCGGAAAGGGAATCGGGCTGCGTTTCAGGCCCAGCTTCTTCCCGTTTACCGAACCGTCTGCAGAAGTGGACATTCAGTGCGTGATTTGCGGCGGCAGCGGTTGCAGAACCTGTTCACAAACAGGGTGGCTCGAAATACTCGGTTCGGGAATGGTGGACCCGGAGCTCTACAAGTTCGTCAATTACGATGCTGACATATATACCGGTTTTGCGTTCGGGATGGGTATCGAAAGAGTTGCCATGTTGAAGTATGGCATTCCTGACATCAGGACGTTCTACGACAACGACATGCGCTTTCTTACCCAATTCTGA
- a CDS encoding serine/threonine-protein kinase, translated as MTSEPDATKLKRIKRYDIIRLIGEGGMGRVYLANDKIIRRPVAIKVFTIMSTPGSETTKEKLMRDFFLETQTAGALLHPNIVVIYDVGKKGDLFYMVMEFVYGRTVLEHQRTSPFSMKKSVEIIYELALALDYAHSKGVVHRDIKPENIIMSAQGIPKITDFGIARFRKHLKGHRRHAVVGSSRFMAPEQVLRREQDHRVDIYQLGVVLFELLTRQSPFKGIDSESTLSKICTEVPPPPGRINPEIPEQLDRIVSKCLEKNPNKRYPRAKDLADDLAACLKAGIHTLISPDDELVENLKKFELFSLFSEEEISELVKVGEFVTCHAGQYIIRENETDSNFFVLLEGNVKVVKQSRILTGFLPGAVFGEVGAFARQQRSAGVVAQGDCKLLQINALLFKELDPLLQLKMLHIVLRNIASLVISLDGELMQLTDGKGRSAALPLVCPLCGFNNKAPIEICPRCGVIPAKYPEPLMVKEKIVTKTISDDEETQEYLPLDLP; from the coding sequence ATGACTTCGGAACCGGATGCCACCAAACTGAAAAGAATAAAACGATACGACATTATCCGGCTGATAGGCGAGGGCGGTATGGGGAGGGTGTACCTTGCCAACGATAAGATCATCCGGAGACCGGTGGCTATAAAAGTGTTCACGATCATGTCCACGCCCGGCTCGGAAACCACCAAAGAAAAATTGATGAGGGATTTTTTCCTGGAGACGCAGACTGCCGGAGCACTCCTGCATCCGAATATTGTGGTCATTTACGACGTTGGGAAAAAAGGCGACCTGTTCTACATGGTGATGGAATTTGTGTACGGAAGGACCGTACTTGAGCACCAGCGCACATCACCCTTCAGCATGAAAAAATCCGTAGAGATCATCTACGAACTTGCTCTGGCTTTGGATTACGCACATTCCAAAGGAGTGGTTCATCGCGACATCAAGCCGGAAAACATTATTATGTCCGCACAGGGAATTCCCAAGATAACGGATTTCGGTATAGCCAGATTCCGGAAGCATCTGAAAGGACATCGTCGTCACGCTGTTGTCGGCTCGTCACGGTTTATGGCTCCGGAACAGGTTCTGAGAAGGGAACAGGATCATCGCGTCGATATTTACCAACTTGGAGTGGTGCTTTTCGAGCTTTTGACCAGGCAGTCTCCTTTCAAAGGGATCGATTCGGAATCCACTTTATCCAAGATCTGCACCGAAGTGCCACCACCACCGGGCAGGATCAACCCTGAAATACCCGAGCAGTTGGATCGCATCGTCTCCAAATGTCTTGAAAAGAATCCGAACAAACGGTACCCGAGAGCCAAAGACCTGGCCGATGACCTTGCGGCCTGTTTGAAGGCGGGGATTCATACCCTCATATCCCCCGATGACGAACTTGTGGAGAACTTGAAGAAATTCGAGTTGTTTTCTCTCTTTTCCGAAGAAGAAATCAGCGAGCTGGTGAAAGTAGGCGAGTTCGTCACCTGCCATGCGGGACAATACATCATTCGGGAAAATGAGACTGACTCCAACTTCTTCGTGCTCCTGGAAGGCAATGTGAAAGTCGTCAAGCAGTCCAGGATACTTACCGGATTCTTGCCTGGAGCGGTTTTCGGAGAAGTAGGTGCTTTTGCCAGACAGCAGCGATCTGCAGGAGTCGTCGCACAGGGAGATTGCAAACTGCTTCAGATAAACGCACTTCTTTTCAAGGAGTTGGACCCGCTCCTGCAACTCAAGATGTTGCACATTGTTCTCAGGAATATAGCTTCGCTGGTGATATCACTGGATGGCGAGCTCATGCAGCTTACCGACGGAAAAGGGCGAAGTGCCGCCCTACCTCTGGTGTGTCCATTATGCGGATTCAACAACAAAGCGCCCATTGAAATCTGCCCGCGTTGCGGCGTAATTCCTGCCAAATATCCCGAACCTCTAATGGTCAAGGAAAAGATTGTCACCAAAACCATATCCGATGATGAGGAGACCCAGGAATATCTTCCCCTCGACTTGCCTTGA
- a CDS encoding SGNH/GDSL hydrolase family protein, producing the protein MSQSDRSTLQSVDEKSNSGQRDSVDVTSTSRPTTPNFGRRLLRFFFLCLYIGFLTAIVLGALAAVEYYAYLKIKSSPLGEAYKGRDLDQARQSSQKVAPQYGYEPTPGFVAVRNTRLGNSYEYINDESFKDFDDVPQDKPADEYRVIVTGGSVVYGRGPVPPADVVADFYEVTFRWTIPHVIEQIMNADPDIKAKIGGKKVRVINAGVPGYVYQNNLMRYLAKLRLFKPDLVIALDGANEVHTVARPLKDWNYFTEGPYYEVITDVMDMGSKGLVNYVTLWLKRNTYLFTWLAMKEGEGPGILMENRGFSAHPQDATPEMIEYRNRNIRQVADVMAIYHSTLQSDKVPHVFALQPMFRNCKKKRTPMEEKIEQVTGMQKIGFYDAAETYDVFVDSMKKRGNEVGFEVADLTGIYDNVSEWVFTDWCHLTNGANYILAKELVNRVKTTVLGLPLNPDDALKNPSDSYFKDYARTATILVNDRPADRGLQILKGYPGSEVLEVSPGGGSAAVVMDIGETAPLSRMRIVWGDEKSVPKQWAMEISSDGKQWEPWMKATDTVTDNYDQWPGYEHYANRESQARYIRYSQSGDDAAKPIRLRQLSVFR; encoded by the coding sequence ATGAGTCAATCCGATCGGTCCACGCTCCAGTCAGTGGACGAAAAATCTAATTCCGGACAGCGCGATAGCGTAGATGTCACTTCCACTTCCCGTCCGACCACCCCGAATTTCGGACGGAGATTGCTGCGATTCTTTTTCCTTTGCCTGTACATAGGGTTTCTTACTGCTATTGTGCTCGGGGCCCTGGCCGCGGTCGAATACTATGCTTACCTCAAGATCAAATCTTCTCCCTTGGGAGAAGCGTACAAGGGAAGAGATCTGGATCAGGCGCGTCAAAGTTCGCAAAAAGTAGCTCCTCAGTACGGGTATGAGCCGACGCCGGGTTTCGTTGCTGTTCGCAACACGCGCCTGGGCAATTCTTATGAATATATCAATGATGAGAGTTTCAAAGATTTCGACGATGTCCCTCAGGACAAACCTGCTGACGAATACAGGGTCATCGTTACCGGCGGTTCCGTGGTGTACGGTCGCGGGCCGGTGCCTCCGGCTGATGTAGTCGCGGATTTTTACGAAGTGACGTTTCGGTGGACCATTCCCCACGTAATAGAGCAGATCATGAACGCGGATCCCGATATCAAGGCGAAAATCGGCGGAAAAAAGGTCCGCGTGATAAATGCCGGAGTACCGGGATACGTGTATCAAAACAATCTCATGCGGTACCTGGCCAAGCTGCGTCTTTTCAAGCCTGATCTCGTAATTGCCCTCGATGGTGCGAATGAAGTCCATACGGTGGCAAGGCCGCTCAAGGACTGGAATTACTTCACCGAAGGCCCTTACTATGAAGTCATCACGGATGTCATGGATATGGGCTCCAAAGGTCTCGTGAATTATGTGACTCTGTGGCTCAAACGAAATACGTATCTCTTTACCTGGCTCGCAATGAAAGAGGGTGAAGGCCCCGGAATTCTCATGGAGAATAGAGGATTTTCGGCTCATCCACAGGATGCAACCCCAGAGATGATCGAGTATCGGAACCGCAATATTCGCCAGGTCGCAGACGTCATGGCCATATACCATTCCACGCTTCAGTCTGACAAAGTGCCCCATGTGTTTGCGCTGCAACCGATGTTTCGCAACTGCAAAAAGAAACGCACTCCCATGGAGGAGAAAATAGAACAGGTTACCGGCATGCAGAAGATCGGCTTCTACGATGCTGCAGAAACCTACGACGTATTCGTAGATAGCATGAAGAAGCGTGGCAATGAGGTAGGCTTTGAAGTCGCTGACCTCACCGGGATTTACGACAACGTCAGTGAATGGGTCTTCACCGATTGGTGCCATCTTACCAACGGGGCTAATTACATTCTAGCCAAAGAACTGGTGAACCGGGTGAAGACAACCGTGCTTGGACTTCCCCTGAATCCCGATGACGCATTGAAAAATCCATCGGATTCCTATTTCAAGGATTATGCGAGAACCGCCACTATTCTGGTGAACGACCGCCCCGCAGATCGCGGTCTGCAGATCCTCAAGGGATACCCGGGGTCCGAGGTCCTGGAAGTCTCGCCCGGTGGCGGATCCGCGGCAGTCGTCATGGACATAGGAGAAACAGCGCCGCTGTCCAGGATGAGAATTGTCTGGGGCGATGAAAAATCTGTACCCAAACAGTGGGCTATGGAAATCTCCAGTGATGGAAAACAGTGGGAACCATGGATGAAGGCCACAGATACGGTAACGGATAATTACGATCAATGGCCGGGATACGAACATTACGCGAATCGTGAAAGCCAGGCTAGATACATCAGGTACAGTCAATCCGGCGACGATGCAGCCAAGCCGATCCGATTAAGACAGCTCAGTGTTTTCCGGTAA
- the rplT gene encoding 50S ribosomal protein L20, with protein MPRARSSPASRARRKKIMKAAKGYFGGRSRTLKQAKETVERAWCYAYRDRRQRKRDFRRLWIIRISAGVRQNGLSYNRFIEGLKKAQVALDRKVLADLAVMEPAAFSAIVQQAKAALEV; from the coding sequence ATGCCGAGAGCACGCAGTTCGCCCGCCAGTAGGGCTAGACGTAAAAAGATTATGAAGGCAGCGAAAGGATACTTTGGCGGCCGTAGCAGAACCCTGAAACAGGCCAAAGAGACCGTTGAACGCGCCTGGTGTTACGCATATCGCGATCGAAGACAGAGAAAACGCGATTTTCGCCGACTCTGGATCATCAGAATCAGCGCCGGGGTCAGACAGAACGGCCTCTCATACAATCGTTTCATCGAAGGCCTGAAGAAAGCGCAAGTAGCTCTGGACAGAAAAGTGCTCGCGGACCTCGCAGTGATGGAGCCCGCGGCTTTTTCCGCGATAGTTCAGCAGGCCAAAGCAGCGCTGGAAGTTTAG
- a CDS encoding VOC family protein → MKINKIDHICIAVKNLEEARKVWEPFLGKDKPDDAYVDELEKIRVARYLVGEVGFELMESTTPDGEVARFIEKRGEGIMLISFNVDNTREAVKDLQGKGYPFIPDSHGEIARPFRDCEFSFIHPKKLNGVLTEIIDYKWDEAIPILESNHGL, encoded by the coding sequence ATGAAAATCAACAAAATCGACCACATCTGCATAGCAGTGAAGAATCTGGAAGAGGCTCGCAAGGTGTGGGAACCATTTTTGGGCAAAGATAAGCCTGACGACGCCTATGTGGATGAACTGGAAAAAATCAGAGTGGCTCGTTATTTGGTCGGAGAAGTAGGCTTTGAACTTATGGAATCAACAACCCCCGATGGTGAGGTTGCCAGGTTCATCGAAAAACGAGGGGAGGGCATAATGCTCATAAGCTTCAATGTGGATAATACACGTGAAGCTGTCAAAGATCTCCAGGGCAAAGGCTATCCGTTCATACCGGATTCTCATGGCGAGATTGCACGTCCGTTTCGCGACTGCGAGTTCTCATTCATACATCCTAAAAAACTGAACGGGGTGTTGACCGAAATCATTGATTATAAGTGGGACGAGGCTATACCGATTCTCGAAAGTAATCACGGATTGTGA
- a CDS encoding MerR family transcriptional regulator, whose protein sequence is MTVAIPEKQYFKIGEVSEILDVEPYVLRYWESEFKILKPTRTRARQRLYHKKDLELLMEIKHLLYDEKFTIAGAKKRLQEMKKQTSAEKKAKKPAKAIKTKDESDNSEAKNDNSPSMEHSDYREILIEIKKELKELRSILEG, encoded by the coding sequence ATGACTGTCGCGATTCCCGAGAAGCAGTATTTTAAGATTGGCGAAGTCAGTGAAATTTTGGATGTTGAGCCGTATGTCCTGAGGTATTGGGAGTCTGAATTCAAGATCCTGAAGCCGACAAGGACTCGTGCCAGGCAGCGCCTGTATCACAAGAAAGATCTCGAGCTGCTCATGGAGATCAAGCATCTGCTCTATGATGAGAAATTCACCATAGCCGGTGCTAAAAAACGGCTCCAAGAAATGAAGAAGCAGACATCAGCCGAAAAGAAAGCCAAGAAGCCTGCCAAAGCAATAAAAACCAAGGATGAATCCGACAATTCCGAGGCGAAGAACGACAACTCGCCTTCAATGGAACATTCGGATTACAGAGAGATTCTCATTGAGATCAAGAAGGAACTCAAGGAACTCAGATCGATTTTGGAAGGCTAG